ACAGGGCGTACACGATGTTGGGATTAAAGCGATAGATTCCGATTCCGATCCGTCCGGTGTCGCCTTCCGAGGGCAAACCCTTCGTCAGTTTTGTCCAGGTCGCGCCCCCGTCGACGGTCTTGTAGAGACCGCTTCCGGGGCCGCCGCCATTGAAGCCAAACACCGTGCGGCGGCGTTGGTACATCGCAGCGTAGAGCGTGTTCGGGCTTTGCGGGTCCATCGCGAGGTCGATCGCCCCGGTGTCTTCATTCACGAACAGGGACTGAGTCCAGGTCTTTCCTCCATCCGCGGTCTTAAACACCCCGCGTTCCTTGTTTGCTCCCCAGAGGTTTCCTGTCGCAGCCACGTAAACCGTGTTGGGATCCTGAGGGTTGATCACCACCCGCCCGATGGCCTTTGTCTCTTTCAGCCCCACGGGGCTCCAGGTCTTTCCGGCATCCATGGTCCTGTAAACCCCGTTCCCCCACGAAGAACTCTGCCGGTTGTTCGCTTCGCCCGTCCCGACGTAGAGGATGCTGGGATCGGAAGGGGAAATGGCGATGTCGCCAATGGTGGAGACCGCTTCGTTGTCAAAGACCGGCTCCCAGGTCGTGCCGTTGTTGACGGTCTTAAGGATGCCGCCCGACGCCGTGGCCACGTACACAGTGGACGGATTGTTCTCGACGACGGCAAAGTCATCAATGCGGCCACCCATAATGGCCGGTCCAATGGAGCGAGGTTTGAGGTTCTTGAAGAACGATGCATCCAGCTTCGGTGCACTGGCGGCCGTTTTTTCCTGCGCAAATGTGAACGCCGAGCCGGCGGAAAGGCCCAGAACGATCCCCCAGATCAGGAATGAAAGGAAGCGAGACCTTGTCCTCACGTGAATTCCTCCTTGATGTGTGGCTGAGAAAGTTAACTGCAGGTGAACCCAAAGGTGTAGCCTTCAAAGACGCAGAAAGAAGCCGAGTCGTTACGCGGTTCACCAGGACGTCACATCCACGGTCCCGCCAGGCGGTGATCCTGTCGGAAAGCTAGCCACGCATTCCGCCGGTCAACCGCACGATCCAGCCCATGCACTTATGCCCGAAATCCACGGGGGCACAGAACATCATCGGGCAACCCCCCGAGATGACGGCGATATGGTGTTCGTGGCAAAACTCGCTGGCTGCCTTGGAAACACTTCCCTGGCCCATGGAACGATGAATCCAAACTCGCGGGATATGAAGCTCCGCACACTCGCGAACAAGCTGCTCAGTCACCCGCGGTGGCGTGACAATCACAACTCCGTCAACGGCTACGGGAAGTGACTTGAGGTCGGGATAACAGGTCGTGTCCTCCACGGTGGTGGCGTTGGGGTTCACGGGAAAAACCTGGAATCCGGAATCCCGTAGTTTACGGAAAATGAAATTGGCCGCTTCATTCTTTGAATGGCGGGAGACCCCCGCGACAGCGATCTTCTTCTGGGCGAGGAAGTCGTCGACGTTCTCTTTGACGGAAGACATGGCGGACCTCCACAAGGGGTAGAACGAAAGGGGTATAAGGGACGTGTTCATATTACATTTTGATCAAACGAAAGTTAACGGGACGCCCATCACTTCGACGGACGCGGACGATCTTTTACGCGAATCACAAAGCGGAGCCCCGACCACACTTCGTCAATGGCGCAGACCTTGGTGTCCACGAGACCGGCGGCCAGGCCGATTTTTTGCACAATCCCCTCTGCCAGGTCCGTCGATACCCCCGAAGTCTTCTTGGGCCATCCCACCCAGAGCATTCCGTTGGAGACCAGGTTTTCAGCCAGGCGCGGAAAATTTCTATTCAGATCCGCCTGGGATTTCGTGAAAAACAAAATGAGATCAATCGATTTCCTCGCTGCAGTGGAGATGGTAACGCCGGGGGGCAGTTTCCCCAATGTATCTTCGAAGTGATCCGGCGAGTTGATCATCGCGACCTTGAAATTCTCTTTGATGCCGAGCTTCTTTGCCAGCGGAGTTCCTGAGTATCCGGCCATAAGGTCATTTCTTAAATTGGTCTCAAAATGGGGTGCCGCAGGCATGGTGTTCTTTGCCATGCCTGCGAACAAATCCTTCGAAATTTGGAAGTCAGGGACAGACACCTTTTCTCAAAACACTTTGCAGGAATGAAACCAAAGCCGGTGTGTGTCCCGATTGTTTCATAGAGCAATCTCTTGGGATGGGGTGCCGCGGGCATGGCGCTTTTTGCCATGCCTGCGAACGAATCCCTCGAATATCTACAAGTTCTCTATCTTCACCGGCTCCACCGGGTCGGCCAATTCAAACCCGAACACGCGAGAGAAGAAATACAACTCCGCATCCAGTGCCCGCTTGATGTTTTCGGCGCGACGAAACCCGTGCTGTTCGCCTTCAAATGGTAGATAGGCCACCGGCAACCCTTTCCGGCGGAGGGTTTCGAACATCATTTCGGACTGGTTGGGGAGGACGATCTTATCCTCGAGACCTTGAAAAAGAATGATCGGGCAGGACAGGCGGTCGATGAAATGGATGGGCGATCGGTCGTGATAGATTTCCTCTTTCGCGGGAAAAGAGCCCAGCAGACTATGGGAGTAGCGCGACTCAAATTTGTGTGTATCCTCGTCCATGACCTTCAGATCGCTGATGCCGTAATAGCTGGCCCCCGCCTTGAAGGTGTTGCGAAAGGTCAGGGCGCATAGGGTGGTATAACCCCCGGCGCTTCCGCCGTCAATGGCGAGACGTTGTCCATCGACCTCGCCGCGCACGACAAGATCGCGCGCCCCGTTCACGCAGTCGTCCACATCGACAATCCCCCATTGACCATTCAGCCGCTGACGGTAGGCGCGCCCATATCCGGTGCTGCCCCCGTAATTCACGTCCAAAACGGCAAACCCGCGGCTCGTCCAATATTGAATCCCCAGATTCAGAACGGCGGTCGTGGCCGCCGTCGGTCCTCCATGACTTTTCACAAGGAGCGGAGGCTTTTCACCCGGCGGCGCGGTGAAGTCGCGATTCTTAGGGGGATAGTAAAAAGCATAGGCCGCGAGTCCATGTTCCGTTGGGAACTCGATCGCCTGGGGGATGGATAGGTAGTCTGGATCAATCTTGATGTGGCTTGAACGCTGTAAAACCTCCACGTGATGCGTAGCAAGATCAAGGTGGACAATCGATGAGCCTTCGACATGCGAGCCGGCCCAGAACACCGCCTTTCCCGGAGCAGCCCTCAAATAACGGATATCGGTAAAAGGGATGTTGATGGGATCAAGTCGCCTGGCTCTCGTATCCAGCGTGCCGAGGCGCCAGTTTCCATCCTTATTGAACGTGCAGATAATGCGATTGGCAGATTCGATGGCGTAGGTCGAGAACCGGAAGAGCCACTGGGGCAAGCCGAATTCAGCGGACATCTCGCACATTGGTTCAATACGATCGTCGCGCCAGCGGTAGAGATTCCACCATCCAGTCCGGTCGGAGACAAAGTAGAGCGAGCCATCCGGCGACCACTCCGGCTGGAAGATCGATTCTTCCACACCGCCGGCGATCCGGCGTTTATGACCCAATGACCCGTCTGGATTGACCTCCGCTACCCACAATTCTGTTCCGTCCCAGGGCATGTTCGGGTGGTTCCAGGAAAGCCAGGCCAGGCGGGTCCCGTCGGGACTAAGGCGCGGAGAGGAATAGAAATCATTGCCGGAAACGAGCACCTGATCGCCGGAAATCACGATGGCCCCACCCGTCCCCGCAGTGTGAACCAACCGTTTTGTTCCTTGGGCGACAATGGAATTCTCCGCCTCCCGGCCTTCCACGGTGTGGTCTTCACGCACGCATATCAAGCGGTTCCGTCGGAAGTCGATGACACCGTCGGCATAGCGCATATCGACGGCCGGCGTGAGTGGGCGCGCGGCCTCCCCGGGCCGTTGCCTGTAAAGTTGTTGATCTGCAAAATTTGAAAAATAGATATTTCCGTTGGCGACGACGTAGGCGCCTCCTCCGTATTCATGGACCCGAGTCCGGACGTTGAAGGGCGGAGGAGTCACATCCGTTTTTGTTCCATCGGAAGATCTTTTCACCAGGACCTGGCGTCCGGCTTCGGTGGGGCGGCTCTCAATCCAGTAGATGTCCTCGCCATCCAGCGTGATTTCACCGAGCCCGACCGTGCCTGCGACGATGAGATCCGAGGTGATCGGGGATTTCCAGGAGCCATAGGGAGCGACTTTGGTTCCAATCATTCCAGAGGTCCTCTCGTCATCGACTTCACCGGCTTTGTGCCTCGGCGGTGAGGGTCCTTCCCAGTCAGACCAGGATGCTTTGACGCGCTTTCGTCTCTGTTTGGCTCGAGTTTACAGCTCTTTATCGCATGACCCGAGGAATTGGAGCAAGGGCAAATTCCTTCTCCCGGGAATATTGATGCGGCCCTGATGGAATCAGGTACAATAAGCGACTTCAAAAAGTTTGTGGTGACGGGGCAGGATGTTCAACTCCGAGCGGGATAGAAAAGAAGCGGGTATGCGCGCGTCGCATCGGCTGCCGCCGGGGCAGTCGTTGACGTAGAAAAGGTTTCCTCGAATGCCCCAATTAACCCGAACTCTGGGCTTCCGCGATCTCACGCTCATCACCATCGGGTCCGTCATCGGATCGGGGATTTTTCTTGTTCCCGGGCCAGTGATCAGGCAAGTCGGGGGGTCGATGGGGGTGGCGCTGATGGTATGGCTGGTGGGCGGGATTCTCTCGCTGCTGGGCGCCCTGACTTACGGCGAACTGAGCGCGATGAACCCGTCGGCGGGCGGCCTGTATGTCTACATCCGCGACTGTTTCGGGAAGTTCTTTGCATTCATGTTTGGCTGGACGCTCTTCTTTGTCACCAGCAGTGGAACCAACGCCACGCTCGCCGTCGCCTTCAGCGCCTACCTGGGCGAGATTGTTCCCTTGACCCCTGTAATGGCAAAGCTGATTGCCGCCGCGATGCTCCTGGTTGTCATGGCGGTCAATGTGTGGGGCACTCGCCGCAGTGCCGACCTGACCAACTGGACGACCGCGGTCAAAGTGGCGGCGATTCTCGGAATGAGCATCGCGCTGATGTGGCTCGGCCACGGGTTTGTCGGATCAAGGCCCTACCTCTGGCCATTGCATTTTTCCTGGCCACTTGCCTCCGGCTTTGGCGTGGCGATGGTCAGTGTTCTCTGGGCGTATGAAGGCTGGCAGTTCGGTACCTATAGCGCCGCCGAAACACTGCATCCTCAGCGCGATTTTCCCCGGTCATTGACGATCGGCACTGGGGCGCTGATTGGTCTGTACATGTTGGCCAATGTGGCGTACCTGGCGGGGATCGGTCCGGTGGCCGTGGCCCGGTCCGACAGTGTGGCGGCCGCTTCGATGGCTGCCATCTTCACGCCGGCGGCTGCAAAACTGGTGGCGCTGGCGATTCTGATTTCCATCTTCAGCGCCACCAATGTCACGGTCCTCACCGCCACGCGGGTTTATTATGCGATGGCCAGCGACGGAATCTTCTTCAAACGGCTGGCCGAAGTGCACCCCCGGTTCGGGACGCCCGCGTTCGCCATTGTCACGAGCTCCGTATGGTCCATTGTTCTGGCCTTGAGCGGCACCTTTGAGCAACTCCTCACCTACGTCATTTTTATTGCCTGGATTTTCTACGCCCTAGCAGCGGCGTCGATTTTTGTTTATCGAAGGCGCCAGCCGAATGCATCTCGCCCTTACCGTGTCCCCGGATATCCCTGGACGCCCCTGCTGTTCATTTTGGCGGCCGCGGCTTTGGTAGGAAATACGATATTTGCGGAACCGCTCAACGCGTTGGTTGGTTTGGGCATCGTGCTGTTGGGCGCCCCAGCGTATTTGATCTGGCAGTCGCGAAGCAAGAAGGCCAAGGCGGTCATTCCGTCGCCGTGACTCGGGACCAGAGAGACCGGGCACGATGGATGAGGGAACATCCCGAACTCTTAAATTGACCCAATCCCTGAGAGGGATTCATTCATTAGCCCAGGGTTGCCCCTTGGGCAACCCTGGGTCAGAAATCATTGTCGAACTCTCCAAACCCTGAAAGGGTTCGATAGAATGGATTACTCCCACACTCGAGAATGGAAGGATGCGACCCCCCGCAATCCTATTGAACAGTAATGGAACTTCATCGAACTTCTCGAGCATCTTGGTTAAGTGCCCGGTTCATTTCTGGTCGGAGGCTCATTCCAAGTCGGCGGTTCAATTCCAAGTCGGCGGTTCAATTCCAATCCAAGGTTTATTTCCAATCAGAGGCCCGGAGGGCCGGCAGAATGTAGCCCCGTCTGAGCCCCGGAGGGGTGAAAGAATCCCCTCATTTCTCCCTTCTTCTTTTCACTCATTCTAGAAGTTGCTTAGGATGGAATTCAACCGGCGCGGTTGCGAGATGAGGCTCGCATGGTGAAAGCGGCAACCCGCGACCCCGTCAGGGTTGAACGAAGTGTTAGACAGGAGGGTTGTTCCTGGATTTCGCAATGAAGAAACTTCCAATGGCGAAGAATGCAGCACCAACACCAACAAATGCCACCTGTTTGCTGAAGAGATAGGCTGCAAAGAATGCGACACCGGCGATCAGGAAAAGGATGCCACTCAGTTTCAATTGCTCAGGTTTCATAGATGAAATCTCCGAATCTTGCGGCCTAGCGAAAGTAATCAACTGGCGCAGCCGGGCCCGC
This genomic stretch from Terriglobia bacterium harbors:
- a CDS encoding DUF3052 domain-containing protein, with the protein product MAGYSGTPLAKKLGIKENFKVAMINSPDHFEDTLGKLPPGVTISTAARKSIDLILFFTKSQADLNRNFPRLAENLVSNGMLWVGWPKKTSGVSTDLAEGIVQKIGLAAGLVDTKVCAIDEVWSGLRFVIRVKDRPRPSK
- a CDS encoding amino acid permease, which translates into the protein MPQLTRTLGFRDLTLITIGSVIGSGIFLVPGPVIRQVGGSMGVALMVWLVGGILSLLGALTYGELSAMNPSAGGLYVYIRDCFGKFFAFMFGWTLFFVTSSGTNATLAVAFSAYLGEIVPLTPVMAKLIAAAMLLVVMAVNVWGTRRSADLTNWTTAVKVAAILGMSIALMWLGHGFVGSRPYLWPLHFSWPLASGFGVAMVSVLWAYEGWQFGTYSAAETLHPQRDFPRSLTIGTGALIGLYMLANVAYLAGIGPVAVARSDSVAAASMAAIFTPAAAKLVALAILISIFSATNVTVLTATRVYYAMASDGIFFKRLAEVHPRFGTPAFAIVTSSVWSIVLALSGTFEQLLTYVIFIAWIFYALAAASIFVYRRRQPNASRPYRVPGYPWTPLLFILAAAALVGNTIFAEPLNALVGLGIVLLGAPAYLIWQSRSKKAKAVIPSP
- a CDS encoding S9 family peptidase encodes the protein MIGTKVAPYGSWKSPITSDLIVAGTVGLGEITLDGEDIYWIESRPTEAGRQVLVKRSSDGTKTDVTPPPFNVRTRVHEYGGGAYVVANGNIYFSNFADQQLYRQRPGEAARPLTPAVDMRYADGVIDFRRNRLICVREDHTVEGREAENSIVAQGTKRLVHTAGTGGAIVISGDQVLVSGNDFYSSPRLSPDGTRLAWLSWNHPNMPWDGTELWVAEVNPDGSLGHKRRIAGGVEESIFQPEWSPDGSLYFVSDRTGWWNLYRWRDDRIEPMCEMSAEFGLPQWLFRFSTYAIESANRIICTFNKDGNWRLGTLDTRARRLDPINIPFTDIRYLRAAPGKAVFWAGSHVEGSSIVHLDLATHHVEVLQRSSHIKIDPDYLSIPQAIEFPTEHGLAAYAFYYPPKNRDFTAPPGEKPPLLVKSHGGPTAATTAVLNLGIQYWTSRGFAVLDVNYGGSTGYGRAYRQRLNGQWGIVDVDDCVNGARDLVVRGEVDGQRLAIDGGSAGGYTTLCALTFRNTFKAGASYYGISDLKVMDEDTHKFESRYSHSLLGSFPAKEEIYHDRSPIHFIDRLSCPIILFQGLEDKIVLPNQSEMMFETLRRKGLPVAYLPFEGEQHGFRRAENIKRALDAELYFFSRVFGFELADPVEPVKIENL
- a CDS encoding CoA-binding protein, producing the protein MSSVKENVDDFLAQKKIAVAGVSRHSKNEAANFIFRKLRDSGFQVFPVNPNATTVEDTTCYPDLKSLPVAVDGVVIVTPPRVTEQLVRECAELHIPRVWIHRSMGQGSVSKAASEFCHEHHIAVISGGCPMMFCAPVDFGHKCMGWIVRLTGGMRG